The nucleotide sequence ATATacctcagtgtgaagaagcaagcgtTCAAACACTTCATCATTATCATGGCATACTGGTTAAATATTCTGCTATTAAAAGATGAGTTTTAATTTTATTGATAGCAGATACTACAAGAGTCATGTTTGAAAAAAAGACACCTGCTTAAGTTTTTGGATGTGAGATGTTAACAATGGAttacaaacaggcttttttcataaatgccactaaactaGCATGGCGAGCTGacatatatggtgctccatctgttccacaagaaatcatgtttctAAACATGATAAtatttttatcctcaatatatatTTGAGCTTCTTGTAGATTGATTCTtctttgatatttgtttttagCTTATTACAAAAGCGAATCCCTTCATAAACTTTTGCTTTTTTGATAAACCATACATATGCCATTAACAACGTCTTGTCTCGCACAGTCTTGTCTCATCCAGTTGTATCCTAAATTCTgtttttttgtagctctgtgcataatTGCTACTCAATGGCTTCGCTCATTTATTCATCAATATGAcaagctacagagttattactcagaaTAATTTATTTTAAGACACTGGTAtctattttgagaacagtggtgagcacttctgatacagcaggcattattaatctttctccaattgtatgagattttccacactttgctatcattttagaAATGTTATAAGCAGCAATGAGACCACTGTCAAGGTCATTTTTAGATTTCTTGGCAAGTAACTGGAGTGTGCAACATTTTTCAAATGTTTCTTTCATTTTCTGGAACTGAGTATAAGTAGTCTTTTCAGGGTGTTTTTTATGGAAGtattcctgcaatcttgatggctTCAGTCTTCATTAGAtggtacagtattacaaataagacacgtAGGGTATCGCTGATCTGACGGAAATGGAATAAAACTATACCCCGGGTATGTAATATGGTATTGATGCACtttgtttcttagcaggattagaattcaaggctttgCTGCTTTCAGACTCACTGCTTGTTTCCAGCCAGTGCTATATCATTGCGCTACCTGTTTTCCATAGATCTGTAAagaaagttgagagggtgtacttACCAACTGTTAAAATTGCATGAACTCACTCTATGCTGCCAGTCAAGGGGAACTGTTGGGTACCCTTgttgctaatttatgcatcccTAATAATGTCTGTTTGGTTGGTAAGGTTGGATAACATTGCTGGATTTCAGTCACATTGTGACGATGAATGCTCACCATCTGCAGAGCTATGGTTcctcctgtgttccagtgcctcatcctttttttttggaagtgcctgctctCCTAACGGTTGTTCAGGTCTCATGCCTCAAGTCAAGATGCTTACCAAtttccacccaccccccccaaatAATCTTGAATGCCCGTCAATGACTTCTTTTTCCTCTAATGCCCCCTTAGGACACGTAACTGTCCCATTGGGAATCACTGATCTAATTACTCCTTCTGAACATAATGGAGTAATTTTTAATAATACATTTGCATTATGCATGCCCTTAACTGTAGGCATTTTGATAGGTCACATCCATCTTATAAGATTTAAATGGCAGCTGAGAGATTTCTTGAAGAGAATTTTGGTAAGAATTTACAGATCGGGCGTATGGGATTTGATGGCTTCCCTTCAAAACATTTGTTGAGATTGGAGAACCTTTTATACAGATTTCAAGTAGGAGTTGGCAGATCTTTTGTAAAGTAAGGCTGCACAATGGTGCACTGCTCTCTTGTAGCTCCAAGGTAAAGGATTCAATCTGAGTGCcatgtgctccaatttcctctcacATTTCCTGGCTGATCATTGCAACCTCTTAGGTAATTTGCAATGAGACAAGAATAGGACTAATGGAATTAACCAGCATGGATTTAGCCAGATGAGATACCAGAACAGTGTTAAAGATTTTAAAGGAGGAAAGAgacggaaaggtttagagagagtaTTCTAGACCTAGGGATTTAAgggctaaaaaaaaattattatgggGAAGAGCTGAAATTGGAAAGTTGGGAACTGGGGATTGGCTACAGACTTTAGAAGTTGCAGCAGTTAGAGGAACACATCCAAAAATCTTTTTGCATCAATATTGGAGCAAATATTGCTACTACAGTTTGGGGAAAGGTTGTTGCTTGTATCTAAGAGAAGGTTAGGAGTGCATGAGTAGCACATTGCTGGAGGGGGAGAGTTGAATGGAGGTGATTTGTCACTATAGCTGATTATCCTAAGAATACCCAGTGACAGTTCCAGGGCAATATGGCTCAAAAGTAATGTCATTGTGCACTCCCCAGATACCAGGAATTACCCAGATGAAAAATCTGGGTTGTGGAAATCAGGAATCAATTTAAATCTGCTAGTACAGGAATATGAGTGAATGGGATGAGGCATTATATGGGCAGTATTTTTGGATGAGCTCATGTTTGAGGGAATGTGGTGAGAGAGGTACCAAAGGGTAATGATTTCAGCCACAGAGTGCTGAGTTTGACAATGACATGGAGTCGAAGGTAATTGGTCATGGTAGTAGAATAGATATAGAGGCACAAGGGTGTAGGATGCAGGATTCAAATATGACACCGTGTTTATAAATGGTCTAGACACAGAACGGTACAAGAATGCAGAGGATAAATGGAAATTGTAGCTCTTGTAGagctctgggaatgaaaggatcttGTACTGAGTTCCGTGTGGTTAACAAAATTCTTATGGAGGACTGCACTTAGCTGCTTTTACAGATGAACAAGAAACTTTATACTTCAAAGCCAAATGTTACTTATGTAAGATTTTGTTATAAACTAATGGAGCCCCGTCTACTTCTATGGCAGAAAGCCAGTGGCTTACACAATTCTTGTCAAGTTGCTCTTATTCGCTAATTAATGCTTAAGTTAGGAAAATTGGCTTATATAAATTATAGAGTTGTTACATTATCAAAGGAGACCATTCAGTCAATGCTGACTGTTTAGAAGAATCCAATCAGTACCAGCTTGCTATAGACCAATCAAATTAGTCCCAGTCGATGGTTCTGCAAATGATTCTTTGTTCAATTATCTTTAACAGTTCCTGACTTGTTCATTTCTAACACCTTCATAAGCATTGAGTTCCAGATCATAATCCATGAGTTCCAGTTCATAATCCCTCAAAGCATAAAATTTGTCCCTTGCTTCTACCCTGTTCTTTTTCCTGTCAATTTGATTATGTGCTTTCTGGTCCCTAGCCCAATTACTAATGGAAATAGCTTCTATTCATCCTGAGGGTGACTAAGAAGCATACAGAAATGTGATtgttcagctggttgagtggtgtcataacaacagccttgcactcagtattagtaagaccaaggaattgattgtgggcttctgGGAAGAGAAGTGgagagaacacacatcagtcttcattgaggagtcagcagttgaaagggtgagcagcttcaagttcctgggcattaaTATCATAGAGCatcaatcctgggcccaacatattgatgcacttACGGAGAAGGCATGCCAGCATGTATATtaaattaggagtttgaggagattagatAAGTAAGTCACCAAGGGTTTTTATAAATGTCTATAGATGTATAGTGAGAGCattctggctgcatcacagtctggtatggagactCCATTGTCACTAAAGAttttagcaaatttctacatatatactatggagagtattctgacaggttgAATCGCTGTCTATTATGGAGGtgtcaatgcacaggattggaagaggCTTCAGAAGATTGTAGTCTCAGCCTGTTCTATCATGGACATGAGCTTCCCTGCTCTGGAGGATTACTTCAAAAGGCAGTACCTCGAGAAAGTGGTAACTACTTTTAAGGAACCTCACCATCAAtgacatgcctcttctcattactaccatcaagaaggagatacaagagcctggagacacacattcaacattcaagaacagcttcttcctccttgccatcagattactgaatggtcCAAGAATTGTATCTcaactattttgttctccttttgcatttacagtaattttttatgtattgcactgtactgctgctgcaaaacaacaattgtCACGTCAGTCCAAGCCTATCATGAATTTGTACATTTCCTTAAAGCTCTCCTCAGTCATCAGTGCTTCAAGGAGAATCATTCTGACTTTTTCCAGCATAATACTGTAGGTGAAATCcattatcacaggacaattctaTTTGGTCAGAATCTGCACACTTCTTATTTTCTATCATTTCCCTGATTAAGCAAAAGTGTGAGTTTgagttttttaaatatatttattcaaGGAAAATGGGCTTGGCAGACTAACCCAGTGTTTAGTTATCCATCATAGTTGTCCTTGAGAAGGCAATAGTGAACTTTTTTTTTGAATTGCTActatccttgtgggcatactcacaATGCTGTTCAGGGGAAAGTTCCAGGAGTATGATGCAGCAGCAAAGAAATTGCAATACACATTCAAATCGTATAGCCTGAATGATAGGATTTGGAGGCCAATTTCCAGGTGGTGGTGTTTCCGTGCTTTTGCTGACCTGACATGATGTCAAAGGCAAATACTCTTACTTCACCTCTAGTATTCAACTCTTTTGACCACAGCTGTAATGTGATTAGGAGCTGAGTGCCTTTAGCAGAACCCAGACTAAGCTTCTGTGAGCAGGTTGTTGATAAGCAAGTACCACTTGATAGCACTATTGATTATCTCTTCCATCACTTTGTTGACGATCAACAGTAGATGAATGGGGAATATCTGGCTGGTTTGGATTTGTCCTTTCTGTTGAGGACAGGACATACAGTACCTGGACAACTTTCCACATTGTCAGGTAGGTACCAGTGTCATTgctgtactggaacagcttggccAAGACACCATGACAAGTTTTGGAGTACAAGTCATTAGTACTATACTACAGTGTCATCAGAGCTCATGGTTTTTGCTATAACCAATGCCTTTAGCCATTTCTTGGTATTGGCTGAATTCTGGCATCTACTCTGGAGTAGGCCAAGGTGGACCATCCCCTCAGCACATCTTGCTGAAGATACTTGCAGCGTTTTTCTTTTGCACTGATGGGTTGTGACTGAAAGGGGTGTGTGCACCGAGCCGCTCCTTAAAATTAGCCTGACATAACTGGAAATAATTTTTGAATATGCACCGCAGTCCAAATACCATAGACTTGGAGGTGTTACGCCTGTgacccccctcctttttgagaatcgcaggatcactattaagtcaggccaggagacccaggaaatgagagagagacgtttggaatgtcctggccctcagtaatacaaagccacggaacaggtcattgtctcttggagacggaattgtgtattgagtactgtacttcatggaagccctcagggaatgatcagagggggttggttgagggattgcatcatcccaacctgattgacatctgagaccctgtgagtcaggataaaagagggtctggggaacagcccctagacacgcaccaggagaaacgctagaagtcctgtgacagcgtttaatagcgacagccggtggagggcccacgtgtgtcctttcccattgccccgattgaggccctaccacggaaggcggcttagctaaggaagagatcaccaccgacgcTATTtcaaaggatcgacatcataaaacggaaaccgggcaagttctaaacctccatctctctctccaaccaaaagctgccgcctgaatgaacttgagtgacttttatatttacattggacaatacattatccccctagacaacgatagagctatttcttattgattattattatacccgctcttttagatttagtattgatgacatatattatctgtatgtttgcattgatattatttttgtgtatttttatcaataaatactgttaaaaatagcaccatcagacttcaatggacctctctatctttgctagtaagtgacccagttacggggtacgtaacaattggggttctcatctcgggatttgacaccaaattgggaggccagtgaatcgggcttgtaagtccaaacctGGATCTGgtatgcgggtagccagacgggaaaccagcaaagatggacatggataaatttatagaaaacccgactctggaggcgctagaggcggccaccaaatcggacttgataaatatggcgaaagggctaaacctcgcagaggtgaggttgtcaatgaaaaagcgggaggtgcgaagggccataactcagtattatattgggaagaatgtgtttgcagctgaggtattggaaaatatccctgaaaaggtaccagctagtgggatggctcagttagagcgggagaaattaaggttggaacatgcaattaagttaaagcagctgagaaggagaaagaaagagacgagagagaaaaagaaagggccgacaaacaaagggagtatgcgctccagctaaaggagttagaggtgaaacgggagcatgagctccagctaaaggcgttagaggtgaaaaaagaacaggacagggctgagaaacaaagggagcatgaaattcagttaaaacagctggaagcagctgaaaaggagagagagagggtgagagggccgagaaagagtgggagagagccgagaaggagagggaggcagagaaacagaggaaacatgacttggagaagttaaggcaagagcgaagagatcaagggtcagaccaagaggagtggtttaatgttagtcgggagttgaggttagtacctccattcgaggagacggatgttgatagttatttcttgctttttgaaaaggtggcagtgaatcagaagtggcccaaagatcagtgggtggcgctgttacaaagtgtgttaaaagggaaagcacaacgagcatatacggcgttggccatggaggaggaagaggtggagagttatgacaaagtaaaagcggccattctccggagttatgaattggtacctgaagcgtatagacaaaagttcagaaatttaaggaaagggtggaatcagatgtatacggagtttgcctatgagaagggtgtgctcttggatcgttggtgtacagcagaaatagtggaagaggatttttggcatctcagggagttaattctgattgaggaatttaaaagtggtgtttcagaggatatccggatgtatttgaatgtgaagccaaataagtccatctcggaatttgctcggttcgcagatgaatatgccctaacccacaagacaaagttttcctcgaatataagttcccagagagaccgtgggaacgatagagaaagcccgccggctgaggcagaggtcccgccgggagctagtggtaagagtggggaggagaggcaagacggccagagatttccaggcttgacctgttttaattgtggaaaggggggacatattgcatctagatgttttgctccgaggaaggagacaggaaaagggaaagcagcagtccctgtcggatgtgccatggtaatcagtaaatcaacaagagagccccgggtagacggtacgagaagggtctgaaacttgtatgtcaaacggaactgtgtctgtgagagagggagacccaccagttcccttgtgaatctggagagacacgggggctgaactgtcattgattagcagtaaggtactggattttggtcgcaagacgggaatggtagctgtgaaaggaataggaaaagggacggaaacggtgcccttgcataggatcattctgaattgtgagctggtatctggaccagttgaaatgggggtgcgatcagaattcccaagaactgacgcggacgtccttctgggtaatgatttagccggtggtaaggtttggtcagcaatgaagctgacgagaCAGCAGGTGGAGGCTCCGCCCCTAGATCCCAAGATCTATCcagcatgcgcgatcactcgcagcatgtcgagaaaggcagctgagaacgagagcagtttaaatccggccagtatcgagttggccgagacgtttttaccaaccctgtaccacgagggtttagatgGTGGTAAAAccaagagtagtaaagtgaaagagagtaagggagaggaggcagacctgcccttagcgaggagaaaagttctagaggcacgaaataaagatgagaaacagatagagctgttaaaaggtccaggattggacatggatgatctgtctggtttggcagaactgtgtGAAGAAgtggaaaattctaaaggtgtcgccgataatgaaatgagggcagtcctagatgaaaagggtgccctcaccttgaagaagtctgctgggttggcagatgaggttgtttcagcccgcggaggtgagtttactccagaagggagttgcccagagagtagctgggagaatcaggggaatttagaatttggaccgggtatgggtattgaaagcctggaagaggcaaatgtctcgtctgagtgtgtccaagatgtggatgcacgtggtactgaacatagtaatggagctcagaaaaagtctgaggtatttgattcagttgaaaaggaatgcagtccttgtgggtcaggacttggttcagtgaagaaagggttaaccttggtaatagtgggaagtgagagttcccaggtgtttgtgctcaaaggtgtgttaaaagttagtgcggagatcaaaggtggtgaggtgaatattattattgaaggaaaaggaatatgtgtagttcccaaattgaatgaagaaaatttaaaggctggactgatatcagaagcaacaaccaggctacagagacaatggcgtggtaccacaaagcctgtgaatcaattacaggttgagttggaagatgacgggggccccccatgctattgttattccagagtgtggtgtgaaaaggcagaatttgaaatgctgtttgaacaaagagttcgaactgaaaactaatagcatgaacggtcctgaagagaaaactagcaacttgcgtaaaattaaagaattgggtggaaattcagaagatggtctaaagtttggaacacattgttgataaaataactccaatGCAAGGAGTGGACGAAaccctatttcgccagggtgcacaagctccccacgtgggaattaacccaaaaagaggcgagggttaatggggacgccatttttaaatagcagaagccggttttaagggatttcgacaaagcatgtgaataataaaagacaacccccatggaagcctgtctgttaagtttgaaagcaacataaagattagtatttgcatgaacttttgtagtatacccgtaagctaagatcacaactctttagtttttgtttgctaaagaaaaataagacctaaaaataggtggttattaaattggagtcctTCTGTatggtgttagattctaaaatcctgaaagactctgtattacttcgtttttttCCGATGGCAAAAAACGCGGTGAAGAAAGAGGGTGTTACAcctgtgacccccccccctccttattgagaatcacaagatcgctattaagtcaggccaggagacccaggaaatgagagagagacgtttggaatgtcctggccctcagcaatacaaagccacggaacaggtcattgtctcttggagacggaattgtgtattgagtactgtacttcatggaagccctcagggaatgatcagagggggttggttgagggattgcatcatcccaacctgattgacatctgagaccctgtgagtcaggataaaagagggtctggggaacaacccctagacacgcaccaggagaaacgctagaagtcctgtgacagcgtttaatagcgacagccggtggagggcccatgtgtgtcctttcccattgccccgattgaggccctaccacggAAGGCGGCTTAGCTAAGGAAGAGATCACCACTGACGctatttcgaaggatcgacatcataaaacggaaaccgggcaagttctaaacctccatctctctctccaaccaaaagctgccgcctgaatgaacttgagtgacttttatatttccatcggacaatacattatcccctaggcaacgatagagctatttcttattgattattattatacccgcacttttagatttagtattgacgacgtatgttatctgtatgtttgcattgatattatttttgtgtatttttatcaataaatactgttaaaaatagtaccatcagacttcaacagacctctctatctttgctggtaagtgacccagttacggggtacgtaacaggcaacacacacaaactgctggaggaactcagcaggccaagcagcatctatagaaaagaatacaggtgatatttcagaccaagaccctttggcaggactccagcattttgtgtgtgtcttctgcagattttctgatgAGATTTGGAGGCACTCCCTTTGATATTAATTTGGGTATCCCATCAGCTTTTCCCTCATGGTTGGTTGGCTATGAGAAGTCAGCCTTTAaatataaatatcaaaaacaaacACTAGAAACCTGTAGTAAAAAAGCAAAGTGCTTGAAATATTGCATCAGACAACATTCTGTAGAGAAAGGAACAGAGTAACTTGAAATGTTGAATGTTCTGACCTTTAGTCAGAACTGGAGAAATGGGAAAACAACTGTgtttaagttgcagagaggagtGAAATGTGCATTGAGGTTTCGTGGCTTCTTCAATGGTTTTGAAGCCCTCTAGTTAATAGATAATGAGGGCAATTAGAGGGAGAATAAGCACATAGGCACATACTATAATTGTAAGAGATAAGACCACAGTTACTGCTGGGATTTTGAAAAGTTTTTTCCCAACTttacagaatgctggaaatatcCAGATCATTTGTGCAGATAGGAAAAGCAGAGTTATGATAGATAACCGTACAGTAGAACTAGCTTTTGTACATGTTGTACACCAAAAGCAGGTTTTCTAAAATAATTGAATTCAGTAGTATATTCTTAAGACTGAAATGTGCCTCGACAGAATACAGGATGTTGTTTGAGCGTATAAGGGTTTGTTGGAAAGCAACAACAGAAGTGGAAGTTAGATGGAAAGTTAGAATGGCAGGTAACTAAAAAGCATAGGGTCAGCCTAACAGACTTACCTGTGACTTACTCTGCAACACAGTCACCCAAGTTCTTTTTGGtctttttagaccataagatacaagagcagaattaggccatttggccctttgagtctgctccaccattttatcatggctgatccatttttcctctcagccccaatcgccAGTCTTCTCCCTGCAACCCTTCACGCCATGACCAATCAGGAATGCATCAACttatgccttaaatatacataatgacttggcctccacagctgcctgtggcaaataattccagagattcactctCTCTGGCCCCTCTGTTCTCAGACTGCACCCTCCGGTCTTAGACGCACCCCCCCgaaaggaaacgtcctctccacatccactctaccaagacctttcaccattcgataggtttcaatgaggtcacccctcctccttctgaattccagtgaattgaGGTCCAGAGCCATTAGACGCTCTTCATCTGACTAGCCGTTCAAccccggaatcattttcgtgaaccgcctttgaatcctctccaatttcagcaaactttaatccatgctggctcgaagGGAACAGACTTATTCTTTTTCACACACGGCCATCAAGTCTATCATGATTCCTTTTTGTCACTGAGAACATTGAAGTAGTTAAATTAACAAGCAGAAAATCTTTCGGAttatgggaggaaagtggagcatagCGTCCGTACGGCAGCAAAATTGTTCATTTCTACTGCATGTTTAGAAAATGCCCCGATAATGCAATGAAAATCGTTAATTTTACTCCAGGTGCTTGCTTTCAGTGCCTCTTGACAGAGGTGAAGCTGAGCGTCTCCTAGCAACTGGCCGTGCGTTGATTGGTGCGTTTGGACGGCGCCAGTTTCAAACGGAGGGGCGGTGGGACCTTCCGGTCTAGCGAGTCGCTGCTGCCGATCGCACCATTTCTCCATGGCAATGAGCCAGGCCGATCTGGCAGCACAGGAGGACAGGAGGTCGCAGCTGAAAAGCAACTCCTCGGCTCCTTCGAGCACGTGGGGGACGACGGCCTCCGCAGGCGAGTTGCAGAGGTTGCACACTCCCTCGACAGCGCCCTCCTTGTGATGAAGCAGAGACTGCACCCTGGCCTGAACATTTAGTACAATACGCAAGGGAATCACTGATGCATTTAGGAGGATGTTGGGTTTCCTGAATTTGTGAAAGACGAGTTGCCACTCGTATGATTGGGAAGTCCTATAACTAAAGAAATGGTCAGTGAAAATGAAACAGAAAAACTAGTAAAA is from Hypanus sabinus isolate sHypSab1 chromosome 5, sHypSab1.hap1, whole genome shotgun sequence and encodes:
- the LOC132394200 gene encoding uncharacterized protein LOC132394200, with amino-acid sequence MVAVKGIGKGTETVPLHRIILNCELVSGPVEMGVRSEFPRTDADVLLGNDLAGGKVWSAMKLTRQQVEAPPLDPKIYPACAITRSMSRKAAENESSLNPASIELAETFLPTLYHEGLDGGKTKSSKVKESKGEEADLPLARRKVLEARNKDEKQIELLKGPGLDMDDLSGLAELCEEVENSKGVADNEMRAVLDEKGALTLKKSAGLADEVVSARGGACFQCLLTEVKLSVS